CTTATCCTACAAATTACAGTTTATCGAGTAGACTACATGCACGATCAATACGATTTGAGTTTCGTATTATGTTTATAATGCATTGATTATCAGGAACGGTAAACTTCGTTTAGTCCATATTACAATCAAATAAATGAACAAGAGGACATGGTTTTGATTGATTATGTCCTCTTTCATATATAAACCACAATTAAAAGCCGTTTGCTTTATTATCCCGATAAGCAGGCGGCTTTTTCACGTGAAAGGGGAATTTCAAGTGTCAAAAGTAATCACCCTTGCCAACCAGAAGGGCGGCACGGGCAAAACGACCACAACGGTCAATCTGGGTATCGGCCTTGCTATGCAGGGTAAAAAGGTTCTTTTAGTGGACGCGGACGCGCAAGGCAACCTAACGGATTCGTTAGGCTTCCATGAGCCGGACAATCTATCTGTTTCATTGGCTACCGTTTTAACCAAAAACATGTTGGAAGAATCATATGAGCCTGACGAGGGACTCCTTCACCATGCGGAAGGCGTTGATCTCATGCCGGGCAACATTGAGTTGTCGGCCATTGAAGTTTCCCTCGTCAACACCATGAGCCGGGAAACGGTACTGCGCAGCTACATCAACACTGTCAAAGACAGGTATGATTATGTGCTGATCGACTGTATGCCCTCCTTGGGTATGATGACCATCAACGCCCTTGCCGCCGCAGACAGCGTAATTATTCCGGTTCAGGCCCATTATCTTCCCGCCAAGGGAATGACGCAGCTTTTGCAGACCATAGCCAAGGTAAGGCGGCAAATCAATCCGAAGCTGACCATTGACGGCGTTCTGGTGACAATGATGGATAACCGCACCAACTTTGCCAAGGATATTTCCTTTATCCTGCGCCGCGACTACGGCGACAAGCTGCGCATTTTTCAAACGGAAATCCCCCTGTCCATCCGTGCGGCTGAAACCAGCGCCAAAGGGAAAAGCATCTATGCTCACGATCCTCACGGTCTGGCGGCAAAAGCCTATGAAGCCTTTACGAAGGAGGTGCGGGACATTGGCGAAAAACGACGTGCGAAGCAGCATAAAGCTGGCCTCAGTAGATGACCTGTTCACCACCGAGGAAAGCCGCGCCGAGCAGCAGCGCGAAAAGGTGATGGACATCCCCCTGTCGGAAATCAGTGATTTCCCCGACCACCCTTTTAAGGTGAAAGCGGATGAGGCTATGTTGGAAATGGCGGACAGCGTAAAGCAATACGGCGTTTTAGTCCCCGGCCTTGTGCGGCCCAAAGCGGACGGCGGCTATGAAATGGTGGCCGGACACCGGCGTAAAAAGGCAAGCGAGCTTGCGGGATTGGAAACTATGCCCTGTATCATCCGGGAACTGGACGACGATCAGGCCACCATTATTATGGTTGACAGCAATCTGCAAAGGGAAAGCATCCTGCCGAGTGAGAAAGCTTTTGCCTACAAGATGAAGCTGGATGCCATGAAACGGCAAGCAGGCAGACCAAGCAAAGAAAATGTGTCCCAAGTTGGGACGCAAAAACGTTCAGACCAAATATTAGCTGAACAAAGCGGAGAAAGCAGAAATCAAATCCAGCGATATATCCGCTTAACTGAGCTTAGCCCTTCCATTCTTGAAATGGTGGACGAAAGACAAATTGCCTTTAACCCCGCTGTTGAGCTTTCCTATTTGGCCGAAAAGGAACAGCAGGAGCTTTACGAAACCATACAGTCGGAAGATTGCACCCCGTCCTTGGCCCAGGCGCAACGGATGAAAAAGCTTAGTCAGGACGGCAGGCTGAATATGGATGTCATTTTTTCCATTCTCACCGAGGAAAAGCCGAATCAAAAGGAAAAATTCAATATCCAACGGGAACGCATCGACCGTTTTTTTCCCAGCAGCTTTACGGAAAAGCAAAAAGAGGATTTAATCGTTCAGCTCCTGGAAAGCTGGTATAAAAAACGGCAGCGGGAACAGGAACGCTGAACCGTGGCAGCTTCGCTCTTAAGGAGGGCGATTTTTTTATGCCCTTTGGAAGGAGGTGCTTGGATGTACTTTACGGAAGGGCGGCTGCGCGAATGTGAACGCATAATGCGGGAAAAACCGGGACATGACCGCAAACCCGTTAAAGCGGCGGAAAGACGGGATTGCCAGCATTGTCCGCACTTTGACAGGCATCAAGGAAAATGTGGCCAAAAGTGCGTAATAAAAAAGTGATTTTACACGAAGGGGCTAGCTCCTCTACTTACGAAAAACGCAGACCGCGCCGTCTTTCGTCATTCCCCTCCTCACCACTGCCCCAAAAGCCACCGGCCGAAAAAAGAATGAAAAGCAGACCGGACGGCCTTCCTTCTTTTTCGGTAGGTAAGGCCGTCCTCTAAACTAAAATCTTCGGAAGGAGGAAGTATCACTTTGGAACTAATAAAAAACCGAATCTTTTTAAGCGTCCTTTGCCTTGTCCTGGCGGCGGGCGTTTCTTTTTTGCTCCTGCCGCGCTTCTACGAGGACAAAGGCGCAACGGTCACGGTGCTGCGGGCGGCGCAGGATATCCCGGCTGGAACGGAGCTTGCGGAGCACCACCTTGCAAGCGTGGAGGTAGGCGGCTACGGGCTGTCGGAGGGCGTATTGAACGACAAAGCGCAGCTTGTCGGTAAGGTGGCGCAAACCGCTATTGCCAAGGGAGACTATTTCTTCCCTCAAAAGCTCGGCAGCTTTCTTGCCAACGAGCTGCTTGACCGCCTTGTGAAGAACAACCAGCGCCTTGTTACCATCAACGTTCCCAGCATCGCGGCGGGGCTTTCCTCCCACTTGCGAGCCGGAGATGCTGTTACGGTGGCCATATTCTTAGAAAAGGCGTCCGATGGCCGGGATACCTCCCCGCAGGTCATTATTTATCCTGAATTAAAAGGGCTGGAAACATACAGCGTCGAGAACGCCCGGACCCAGGACACCGCCGAAATGCGGGAGCAGCAAAAGAGCAGCCAATCGGCAAACAGCGATCCGGTTCCCAAGGCCGTGACCCTCATTGTCACCGAAGCCCAGGCGGAAAAACTCATTCAGGCCGAGTACACGGGGAAATTGCATTTAATCTTTGAGAAGCGGGGTGCGGATCATGAGTAAAATCATTGCCGTATGGGGCGGCAAGCACAGCGGCAAAACCACCTTTGCGGTCAACCTGGCCTGCGCCCTTTCAAAGCGGGATGTGCTCGTCGGTCTCATTTCCTCGAATCTCACCTATGGAGAGCTGCAAACCTTTTTCGGCCAGGAGGTTCTCCCGCAAAAGGGACTGTTTGAAGCACTCAACGCGGAGACCCCCAACATCGGTGAAAATTTCACGGCTTATACGGAGAGCAAAAACCTGTTTTTCCTGTCCGCACCTACCAAATACAGTGGACTGCTTTGCGATACCGTGGCCATTGAGGACGTGGAGCGGATGATCAACGCCTCCGCCCTTGCGTTTGACCTTCTCATTGTGGATGGAGCCGCGGAGGTAAACAATCCGGTATCCGGCGTGGGATTGTGGCTGTCTGACACCATTTTCACCCTGCACAGGCCATCTATCGCGGCTAAGATGTGGTACACGGGTGTTTCAGATTTTGCAAGGGAGCTGCATATCGAAGAGAAGCAAATCCACATCCTGCGCGCTCCCAATGGGGAATTTGACGACCAGGCTTACCGGAGCATCATGGAGACGCCTTTTGTCTATGAAGTGCCCCACATCAAACGCGCCGGTGAGCTGGAAAACGCCGGAACGCCCCTGTATTTCTTCCGTGATCGCGCTTGCAGATGCTACGGCAAGGCGCTGGAGCAAATCGCCGGAAAAATCTGCGGGGGTGGGAAGCCATGAACAGCAGATTTTCCGTCAACGACTTAATTTATAGGGCCAACAAAAAGCGCTCCGACAGGGGAGAAAGCGTCAAGGCGCAGGAATATGGGGAAATCCTCGACAAGCTGCAGCGGCTTATCGCCAAGAACCACTCGGCAGAGCTGGCAGAGGTATTGTACTCAGAGGAAGCCGAAGGGAAGCTTAAAGACCTTATCATGCGCTATCTCAACAGTGAGCAGTTGGTAGCCAAAGGCCTGCGGAACATTTCCGAACTGGTGGACGCCGTTTATTACGACATGGCCGGTATGGGGCTGCTGTCCCCGTACCTGCAGGACAGTGAAACGGAGGAAATCAACGTCAACGGCTTCGGGGGCGTCTGGGTACTGTATAAGGACAGAAAGATACGCTTAAATGAAACCTTCAGCAGCGCGGAAGCCTGCGCCAACATCGTTCGGAAAATGAGCCGGTTTGGCGGCGTTATCCTGGACGGCTCCAAGCCTGTCGGGGACAGCTTCATCGCCCGCGGCGTCCGCATGTCGGGAGCCATTGAACCCTGCGTTGACCCCGACGCCGGGGCGATTGCCTCCGTCCGAAAACAAAAGCCCTCCTACATTACAAGGGAAAACCTCATTGAATGGGACACGGCCACAGCCGAGGAGCTGGACTTTTTGGTTATGTGCGTCAACAACGGCGTATCGCTTGCCATTGCCGGAGCCACCGGCTCCGGGAAAACGGCGGATATGGGCTATATCTTAAGCTGTGTCCCCAATGAAAAACGCATTGTGACCATCGAGGACACCCGTGAACTGTCACTGGCGCGATACGATGAAAACGGCGCAATGATAAACGACGTCATCCACCTTTTGACTAAGGAAGCACCGAACGAGATTACCATGCTGGACCTGTTGAAGCTCTCGCTGCGCCTGCACCCGGAAATCCTGGTGCCTGCGGAAATGCGCGGCAAAGAGGCCCTCACCGTGCAGGAAGCGGGCAGAACAGGCCACACGGTTGTCAGCAGTCTGCACGCCAACAGCGCCAGATCAGCTTATGACCGCGTCCTGACCATGTGCCTGGAGGCCGGAACCTCCCTTTCGGAGGAAAGGCTCCTGAAGAATATTGTGGAAGCCTTCCCGGTGCTGCTGTTCAAAATGCAATTGCCCGACAAGTCCAGAAAGTACATGGAAATCTTTGAAGCCACCGGGATAAAGAACGGTGAAGTTGCCGGAACCACGCTTTTCAAATACGTGGTGGATCATTATGAACGCGACGGCGAGGGCAGAATTGCCAAGGTGGCAGGCAGTCACCGGCGCACGGGGAATATTTCTCCGGCCCTTGCCGAAAAGCTTTTGATCGGCGGTGTGCCGCAAAGGGAGATCCGCCGCTTTTCGGAAGGCGGTGCGGCATGAACCTCATAGCCTTTGCCCTTGTCGCCATATTCGCCCTGATTAGCCTGGCTCTGTTTCTTTTGTTTAACTTAAGCCCCTTCGCCGCGGCACAAAATCCTTTGCAAAAGCGCCGCCTGGTTTTGACAGGGACAAAGCTGAAAATCACCGAACGGATTGCCATCCATTTTGCCTCGCTGTTCCGGCAGACCCGATGCACACCAAAGAAATTTTTCGTTATGGCGCTTCTGTCAGCGGCGGGGGGCTTTACCGCGGGAATGCTGCTGTTCGGCGGCGCGGAGCTTGCGGCGGTAATGGCTGTCTGCATGCTGCCCGCCCCTTACTTCTATCTGACGGTAAAAAGCTCGGCAACGGCCAAGGAGGAAATCGAAGGACTGGAAAACACCATGTCCATCATCACCAACGCCTACGCGGGATGCGACGATATCATCAAGGCGGTGGAAGCCTATGTGGAGGAAAAGAACCGCTATGTCCCGGCGCATTTGAGAAGCACGACGCCCTTTGATGAATTTATCACGGAAATCCGCCTGGTCAATCCCAATGTAGAGCACGGCCTTTATCGCCTTTCCGCAAAAATCAAAAACCGCTACTTTAACGAATGGGTCAAGACTCTGATCCTGTGTCATAACGACAGAAGGCTGAAATTTGCCCTGTTCCCCGTCATCAAGGCCATGAATGACGCCAAATCCATGCAAGTCGAGAGCGACGGCATGATGGTGCGGGTGTGGCGCGACTATCTGCTGACGGCGGGCCTGATGTTCTCCATCATTCCCATGACGAGATTCGCCAACGCCGAATGGTTTTACCTGCTGACCCAAACCGCCGTCGGCAAGCTCCTGATCATCCTCATGCTGCTGGCCGCGCTGGGCACCGCCTTCTATGTGATGAAGGCCACAAAGCCGTCCAATAAATGAGGAGGAACGCCATTGTTTTACCAGATCATTATTTTTATCCTGCTGACCGCGGCAGGATTTTTGCTTTGCAGGCAGCTGCTCAAGATTCCGAAGCTCAGTATGAAAAAGAACATCAAAAATCTACAGGCCGCCAAGGAAAGGCCGGATAGATTGATAAATCGCTTTCTCATGCCCCTTGCCAGACCTATTTCCCGGTTTATTCCCCTCGACCCCGTCAAGGAGGCGCGGATGGCCTCCATGCTGCGGCGTGGCGGGCTGGAGTTAACCCCCAAGGAGTACCAAGCCAAGGCTATCCTGGGCGCTCTTTTTACCCTGCCTCTTGCCCTGCTGTTCATGGTCATCGGAGCACCCAATCTCGCACCCATCATCCTGATCTTGGCGGTGGTCGTGTACCGCCATTTCACGACCGATTTGAATGATGCGCTGAATGAGAAAAAACGCCGCATTGAAATGGAGCTGCCGGGCTTTGTGCGGTCCATCCTGTACCGGCTGGAGGACAGCGGGCGCGAGAATGGCCGGATTGTGGTGCAGGTGGATTTAATCCAGATATTTGAGGATTACCTCAAGGTAGCCAGCGAGGCGTTCCGGGAGGACGTGGCGATCCTAATCGTGGAAATGAAGGCGAAGGATATCGAAACCGCCCTGCGGAGCTTCAATGAGCGCCTCGGCTTAACGGATGTTTCCTTTTTAGTCAACGCCTTAATCGGCCTGCACCGGGGCGAGCATCAAGGCGAGGCTTTATCGTATCTTGCCAGAGACATGGACGTTAAGGCCAAGGAGGTTTTCAGGAAAAAGCTGCATACGCTGCCCCGCAGGGTGAAAATCGCGTCCATCCCCCTGGTGGCGCTAACCCTGGCCAGCCTGCTGTATGTCATCGGCTCCCACTTGATTCGGTCAATGGGGGGCCTTTTTTAATCCGTGAAAATGGGCAGCGCCCCTTTTCAAATAAAAAATACATTTTCAGGAGGTACGACCCATGCAAAGCGTCAACACCGCAAGTACAAATTTCCAGGAAAGGAGAATCAATTCCATGAGAAAACGCCTGGCAAACGCTCTATTAAGAGCGAAGGCCGCCCTGATGAATCCCTGCGGCGATCAGATGACCGGCTGGCTCATAGTGGTTCTCATCGTTGTCGTGGTAGGCGCCGTGTTCATGACCCTGTATCAGGGCTCCATCACACAAATTTGGAACAGCATTGTCGCCAAGATTACCAACCTGCTGAATTAACAGCCGGTTCCCCTTTGCACGGGAGGGAGCACGGCTCCCTCCTTTTCCATTAAACAAATTCAATGGAGGTATGTGTTATGTTGAAAACAGTAAAAAGCAAAATCCAGGCAGCGGCTGTTAAAGCCAAAAATGTACTGGCCAATCCGTCCGGCGACCAGATGACCGGCTGGCTCATCGTCGTGCTTATCGTTGTGGTGGTGGGCGCAATCTTTATGACCCTGTATCAGGGCTCCATTACGCAGATTTGGAACAGCATCGTCAGCAAAATTACCGGTCTGTTAAGCTGATAGGTGACCAAAAGGCATATCCGCAAGCGCGGGAGGTGCGAAATCCATGGACAGCAGTCACCGGGGCATACGGGGGAGATTTTCTCCCCCTTTGCTTTTTCCAAAGCTGCTTTTGAGCAAGAAGGGCAGCAGCTATTTTGACCTGATGATAAAAACGCTGGTGGTTATTACGCTGATGGCAACCGTGATATCCTTTTTAAGCGTCTTTACCGCCTATCTTAATCTAAACCACGTCTGCCGCCGCGTTGTAAGGGTGGTGGAGCTGGAAGGGCAGGTTTCCGACCGGGCCTATGATGTTTTCTACAGGCTCAAACAGCAGACCGGCATTTCGCCGGAGATGGCCGTTGAGGATGTGGAGTATTGCGAGGATCAGAAAATCCAGCTGCGGGATAATTTCACCATTACCATGCGCTACAGCCATCCCTTTGCCGTCCTGACCCCATCCTTTGCGCCTCCGGTGGAAATTCAAATTCCGATGAAAGTCAGCATTACCGGCATGTCCGAAAAATATTGGAAGCTTTCGGAATGAGAGCCCTGGAGAGGAGGCGAAGTCTGTGGTCCTGATCCAACGGGCACTGCGAAACCGCAAAGGCGATACCTTTGTGTTTATCATCATTCTCGTCTTTTTCGTCCTGACCCTGTCCGCCGTCCTGATCGAGTATTTCCGCATGGAAAGCCTGTATCAGCAGGTGGAATATGTACTCCAACGGGGCGTGAACAGCGCCGTGGAGTATGCCATGCGCGACGAGTACCGCAGGGACGGCCACGCCCTGCTGGATACGGCGGTGGCGGAAGAAAGGCTGTACGAATACCTGCGCGAAAGCATGACGCTGGACCCGGGGCTGAACAAATACGCCGGTGACGAGTGGGTATACGAGCTGGAAATCGAACGTATCCACGCCACCGAGACCCCGCCCCGGCTGACAATGGACGGGGCGCTTAGGACCCGCAGCATTTTCAGCTTCCTGACCGGGGAGGCCCGGCTTCCCTTCAGCATATCCAGCGTCAACACGCAAATCACGGAAGGAGGTTCCGAATGAAACGAAAAGCTTTACTTGCCATGCCCCTTTTGGTCCTGTGCTGCCTGCTGCTTTCCGCCAAGGCATTCGCCGCGACAGACAGCGATATTGAAATCCTCGTAGCTTCCCCCATAGACAGCCTGACCAATGAAAGCGGCGTGGTGGCCGTGGAGCAGTTTCCGGCTGAAATTCCCATTAGCGTCACGGCGTCAGCCGGAACACTGACAGATGGGGAACTGGAATACGGCGGCGAAAGCCGGACGATACCGCCGAGCTATACTTTGACCATAGAAAGCAAAGAATTTTGCGGTCCCTATACCATCACGGCCAAGACCGATCAGGGCGCTGTTCTCACCGTCACGGCCAATGTGGTGTTTCAGGTCCGCGCCACCTACGACACCAGATACCGTACAGTCGGCATGCTGATTACAGATATCTATGAGGGCGATACGCTGGTGAAGTCCTTCCCGGAACCGCAGCACATTGAACTTGTAAATGCGAACACCGTGGCGGACCATGAGAACCAGCGCATCGCCGGATGGATCGGACGCCTTGACGGGGGAACCTACAGCCTGAAGGGCAGCCTTGCGGTGGAAATTCATAATATCTCTACGGGCGAAGCTTACGGCAGCTATGACGCAAACACGGATTTTGACGCTCTGACCACAGGCTTCGGCTGGACGCACAAAACCCTGATTGCCTTTGCAACTATGCGAAATACCGCCATTTCCTATCAGGCCCCGGTTAAAATTGACGTAAAAGCGACCTGGTGCGGCGACGACAAGCAGGAGGCTTACGGGAAGCTCACGGCACAGGACAAGGGCGTGCCGGAGCTGTTCTACCCTTATCAGACCACCTCCGTCACCTTCCATAAGGATGACATTAAGCTATCCCGCAACTTTCAGTACATGGGGCTGGAATGGTATTACACCCCGGAAACGAAAGAGTTTGCCGACGGGGAAAGCAAAACACAGGTGGAGATCACGCAGAAAATCCATTATCAAATCCCTGCCGCCGATTTCTTTTTCAAATTCAAAGCTCAGAAGGAAAACGACCTGTCGGTTGCCATCCGCGCCCCCGCCACAGTAAACCGTGGGGCGGATTACTCTTTCACCGTTCTGTATACGAACAGTGGAAGCAGTTCGGCCTATGATGTGCCATTGGAAGGTATGGTGGATGAAGCTGTCATTGAGGAAATACCGGTCACGCAGGACTTTCCTCCGAATACAAGCAAAGCCTATGAGGTGAAGCGCAGCGCAGACACCGCCGCCGGTGAAATCCGCCTTTGGGCGCATATCGGAGTACCGGAGGGCTTTATCGACGGGAACCTTGCCAACAACACGGCCACGGCGGTCATCAAGGTGGTTGACTCCGCGCCGGAGCCAACGCCCGGCAACAATGAAACGCCCGACGAGCCGGATACGCCGGATACACCCGACGAGCCCAGAAATCCCCCGGAGCCGCCGCCCGAGACAAAAGAGCCTTGCGACCTGTCAGCCAATATCATGGCCCCGCCCACCGTCTATGAACACGAGGCTTACAGCTTTACCGTGAGCTTTGCCAATCATTCCGATGTTCCGGTCAAGGCGGCGCTCATCCAAGGAAAAAGCAATGAAAATGTACTGCCGCAGATTCCGAAAACAGCGAGCTTCGCGCCGCAGGAAATCAAAACCTACACTATCACCGGCACGGCCGGCAGCGCAGGCCAGGTTTACCGTTTGAGGGCCAATGTGGAAGCACCGGAGGGCTTTACAGATGAAAATCCCGTCAACAACACCGCCGTTTCCAGCATTACCGTAGTGGAAAAGCCGGATACTCCCGATAGGCCCGACACCCCCGACATTCCAGATACTCCTGATGAACCGGATATCCCTGACACGCCGGATAACCCCAATGAGCCTGACAATCCCGATGAACCGGACACACCC
This genomic interval from Desulfoscipio sp. XC116 contains the following:
- the cpaB gene encoding Flp pilus assembly protein CpaB, whose product is MELIKNRIFLSVLCLVLAAGVSFLLLPRFYEDKGATVTVLRAAQDIPAGTELAEHHLASVEVGGYGLSEGVLNDKAQLVGKVAQTAIAKGDYFFPQKLGSFLANELLDRLVKNNQRLVTINVPSIAAGLSSHLRAGDAVTVAIFLEKASDGRDTSPQVIIYPELKGLETYSVENARTQDTAEMREQQKSSQSANSDPVPKAVTLIVTEAQAEKLIQAEYTGKLHLIFEKRGADHE
- a CDS encoding ATPase, T2SS/T4P/T4SS family; amino-acid sequence: MYSEEAEGKLKDLIMRYLNSEQLVAKGLRNISELVDAVYYDMAGMGLLSPYLQDSETEEINVNGFGGVWVLYKDRKIRLNETFSSAEACANIVRKMSRFGGVILDGSKPVGDSFIARGVRMSGAIEPCVDPDAGAIASVRKQKPSYITRENLIEWDTATAEELDFLVMCVNNGVSLAIAGATGSGKTADMGYILSCVPNEKRIVTIEDTRELSLARYDENGAMINDVIHLLTKEAPNEITMLDLLKLSLRLHPEILVPAEMRGKEALTVQEAGRTGHTVVSSLHANSARSAYDRVLTMCLEAGTSLSEERLLKNIVEAFPVLLFKMQLPDKSRKYMEIFEATGIKNGEVAGTTLFKYVVDHYERDGEGRIAKVAGSHRRTGNISPALAEKLLIGGVPQREIRRFSEGGAA
- a CDS encoding DUF4320 family protein → MDSSHRGIRGRFSPPLLFPKLLLSKKGSSYFDLMIKTLVVITLMATVISFLSVFTAYLNLNHVCRRVVRVVELEGQVSDRAYDVFYRLKQQTGISPEMAVEDVEYCEDQKIQLRDNFTITMRYSHPFAVLTPSFAPPVEIQIPMKVSITGMSEKYWKLSE
- a CDS encoding cobalamin biosynthesis protein CobQ translates to MSKIIAVWGGKHSGKTTFAVNLACALSKRDVLVGLISSNLTYGELQTFFGQEVLPQKGLFEALNAETPNIGENFTAYTESKNLFFLSAPTKYSGLLCDTVAIEDVERMINASALAFDLLIVDGAAEVNNPVSGVGLWLSDTIFTLHRPSIAAKMWYTGVSDFARELHIEEKQIHILRAPNGEFDDQAYRSIMETPFVYEVPHIKRAGELENAGTPLYFFRDRACRCYGKALEQIAGKICGGGKP
- a CDS encoding ParB/RepB/Spo0J family partition protein, whose amino-acid sequence is MRSSIKLASVDDLFTTEESRAEQQREKVMDIPLSEISDFPDHPFKVKADEAMLEMADSVKQYGVLVPGLVRPKADGGYEMVAGHRRKKASELAGLETMPCIIRELDDDQATIIMVDSNLQRESILPSEKAFAYKMKLDAMKRQAGRPSKENVSQVGTQKRSDQILAEQSGESRNQIQRYIRLTELSPSILEMVDERQIAFNPAVELSYLAEKEQQELYETIQSEDCTPSLAQAQRMKKLSQDGRLNMDVIFSILTEEKPNQKEKFNIQRERIDRFFPSSFTEKQKEDLIVQLLESWYKKRQREQER
- a CDS encoding AAA family ATPase, which produces MSKVITLANQKGGTGKTTTTVNLGIGLAMQGKKVLLVDADAQGNLTDSLGFHEPDNLSVSLATVLTKNMLEESYEPDEGLLHHAEGVDLMPGNIELSAIEVSLVNTMSRETVLRSYINTVKDRYDYVLIDCMPSLGMMTINALAAADSVIIPVQAHYLPAKGMTQLLQTIAKVRRQINPKLTIDGVLVTMMDNRTNFAKDISFILRRDYGDKLRIFQTEIPLSIRAAETSAKGKSIYAHDPHGLAAKAYEAFTKEVRDIGEKRRAKQHKAGLSR